Sequence from the Eleginops maclovinus isolate JMC-PN-2008 ecotype Puerto Natales chromosome 14, JC_Emac_rtc_rv5, whole genome shotgun sequence genome:
AGCATtaaattcattttctgttttctttctcctcagCTCATACGACATCTTTGAAATCATCACATTATCATTTACATGTTGGGGAAAGTGTGACTTTGACTTGTGCCTTCGATGACTTCAGTGTTAATACAGTGATGTTTTACTGGTATAAGCAAGTTCTTGGACAGCAACCAAAGTTGCTGTCTACATTGTATCGGCATAATGAGACACCAGGTCACTTTGATGATGGATTGAACAAAACTTCACGCTTCTCTCTGGATACCAAAAATGCTGAAAACAACTTGAAGATAACACATCTGCAAATATCAGACTCAGCTACATACTTCTGTGTGGGGAGCGATTTATATAGCTTTAAATTCGGTGAAGGAATTACCGTCAATGTAAAAGGTTCAGGTTTGAACATCCCAGCTTTGGTTCGTCAGTCAGTATCTGAGATCATCCAGCCTGGAGGCTCTTTGACTCTGAACTGTACACTACACAGGGGCAGCTGTGATGGAGAACACAGCGTTTACTGGTTTAAAAACTCAGAGGAGACTCCAGGACTCATTTACACCCAGGGAGGCAGCAGTGATCAGTGTGAGAGGAAGcccaacactcaaacacacacctgtgactACAACCTGCCAATGAAGAACCTGAATCTTTCTCATGCTGGGACCTACTACTGTGCTGTTTCCTCATGTGGACACATACTGTTTGGAGACGGGACCAAACTGAAATTGAAGGTAAGCAACTTTACGGCAGAGGTTGTCTCATTTAGGGATGATAACTACTTGAATGATGGGTTtgcattttttaagtatttagtAATAATGGCCACAGGGTGACAAGGTGTCCCGCTTTGTATGGGACTACGCagcatttttatcatttgtcCCCAACACTTAGCCGATGTcccgcatttgattgacagtcgcCCTTCTAACacttggcttttatccaaaggtgTTTAGAAATAAGAGAGGGCTATTACCATtagctgtgtcagatgtcaatcaatcaacagatAAATGTATTAACTTATGGGTGTAGCCGGTGGAGGACGATTCCCAGAGAGCTTTTGTGAGATTTGccagaatttattttcaattgcgCATTGAGGTGAATACGTTTTGAAGCCATGCTTCCCCGAAACTCCCGAGAAACGCCTGGCCCATAAGGAAAATATCAATCCATGGATATATTCCTCCTGAGACCAAAAGTGGATTACCAAACAGATGAGGTACCAGCAGCTGATGATAgtttgttggaaaaaaaatccattccAAACAATTTAATTTCTTCACTTGCATAGTGTGCAACAGTTAAACCATAGTAAAGTGTagttattaatatttataagcTAATAGTTTCAATagtaatgtttatttgttaaGGGCTGGAtggatattatatttaaatccaAACTCACGTGTGACGCATTGTCCCTCACAAATGTCCCATATGTGGCTTGGGCGCCTTGTCACCCTAACTAGTCATAATTCTTTCCTAGCGCAACTCCACCACAATATTACAAAGTTTAGCTAATTCTAATAAAAGGATATTGTTGTTGGGACAGTTTTGCGTTGTTATATTGCTAGTGTTACATGCTGGAAACATACAGTACCTACATTCCTCTATCAAGTATTTCTTTGCTGCAGCTCAGAAACTAGACAATTTGTATGGAAACACAAGAGATCTTTGTGCTAAAATGACTGATATTtgaggataaataggggattTGGTCTCATATTTTGTATAGTAGTTGTGTTAGCTAACACCAACCAGAAAACagtgaacattttattttgtttcaactGGCATGTCACATCTaagtatttaaaagtaaaaaaaagtcgGACTGCCTAAAGCCTCAAATAAGTTTGACCTCAAATTTGAATTTGATCCCATATCATTTACAATAATCTCCCGTAGgtaaatgtgtctttgtgacTAGTAGCTTCTAAAATGACCAATAACCTTTAAATGTACAACTAGGCTTGTAAGTATTGTGTATTTAAAGATATATAGTTGAAAAAATTGAATCCTATCATTTACCAACATTGAGGAAAACATCTAGAAGCTCTGTCATTTATCCCGGGGTCTCGCTCTTTACAGATGAAGATGTCTCTCATGCCTTGGTGTATTTCTTGAGTGGAGCTTTGGCTGTCAGCATCCTCCTGGTCATTTTACTGGTTATCTCAGTGTTCAAGATGAATAAAAGAAACTGCCAACATCCAGGTAACTATTACTATTTGGAGGCTGAATACAAGTATTGAGCGCATATCGTGTCAAAAATAACATGACTTAATTTTGTCTCAACCAGAGTGCAATGCGACTCCGCATACAGAAGTGAGTATACTTTTTCCATGTCTGCTGGTTCTATAGCTCATGTGCGCTATACAATCATCAGGTTAACAATATTAATTATGTTTGACAAAAGGGGTGTTATATACAggaatatttcatttgaataatacacatatgataATATAAGTAAAAAATACCTTTCAATCATTTAAGTTTTATTCTGTGGATCCTTTGCTTCTATTTGCCAAACCTGTTGGTTTGGACAAACAatagacaaaacacacattcaatcCATGATGAAGATGAATTTGACTGAAAGCAattaagcaaaatgttgtttttttaattgttctaTAAATATTTTCATCATTAATTCATTTTCCTAATCTTACAGTGAACATCTGATGTCAGGGCAACACTTTTTGACTAATGAGCTGATGCTCATttgtcaaatataatatataattataatatataataatatatgttatttttttctcagtaaatgcctgtgtttttttcttggtGTACCACAATACTGATTCATTTTCTGTTCCTTTAGCAGTTCGGTGAAGACGCAGAGAACCTTCATTATGCTGCTTTAAGGCAACACAATGGCAACAGATcaagaagggagggaggaaacaccCAGTCAGAATGTGTGTACTCCAGTGTAAGGCAGTAATGCTGAAATTGTTTCTGTATACCAAGATATTTGTTTAAAGaatcatttaaattcaataaatacaaaaacttgCCTTGCAATAAAAGCTTTTCCCCCAGATAAAAATGTTGAGCAAATGAGTGTTTCACTATACCACTTGTTTCCCTTATTCATTAAAGATCAAGCGCTaaactgtatttcaacaatacattagatgtatacaaaacatgtctgttttgctcaaaataccaaaaaaaacatgaattataGCATAAACCCCTCAGTTTCAGCCAtctagctttaaatgcaaataagctgctgctggccacgccccttttcTGACTTGTTTCTGGCTCTCCGCCCCCCACCCGAGCAGCTTCATGTTAACGGTGAACACTGCGAAGCGTTTCACAATGTCCAACGGCAGAAACTCAAGCGGCGCAAGGGTTCATTTATGATCCTGAATCCGACCCTGAGCAATAGCAACAGCCAGAGGCCGAAGTTAGAATTTTTGCAGCCTAAAACAGAAGGGCGTCTACTCATcttagacatcctgctgaaatCGGTGGCcaaaaatacacagacacacagaggtgctgggGGAGGAGATTCGGGAGGAGATTCAGGTAGGAGGGTGGGCGGGGGCTTACCGTGGTTGGTTTGTTGCAAATGTCATATAACCCACAAAATACAACCTGACGTTAACTGTGAAGAGCAATCATTCACATCATATATTCAGCAATTTGCCAAAGTCAGCAGAGAACACTCATTGCAGGTTGATTATTCTACATGCTGCCACACATAGAAACATTATTGGATCTCATCTATAGATCATATGCAAATCGTTACTAATGGTACAAAGAGTAATGGACAGGAAATAAGACTTTCCTTAACTTGGGTAGGTCGAACACAGGGAATGCCATGAACTCCATCCGGTTCTTCGAACAACTGCCACTCCTTTTACTCTTAAGTACATcactgctttttgttgttggtttttagGAAAGATGTCCAAATCAGGACAGTCAGCGATCTCCTCCTTTAGCCACTCTAACTCCTCTTCTGCTAGTCCATgctctcttttgtttgtttcccccCTTCAATCAGCTCCCAGGTGAGTCCCATTTATCCCCTGCTCCAACTAAAAAGGGCTATTTCCGGACGTTTCTCTTGCACACATCTCCACAGGCCGCATAAAGGATGACTTTGTGATTGTGCTttacacaaacaattaaaaccaAATTTAGGTCCAATtgttttaactgtttatttggCTTTGAACATAGCCAAATCACAGATGACCTACAGTGACTTAGGTGCAGAAACCTAaggatgattgacagctgctgTGGCAAAAGACATCCGTTGTtgcttgtatttttttcatttcaatattaTATCTTTATATGTTTTGCTGTAATTAAGTAGACTTCTACCACTGTGATATGGCATGGAtacataacataaaatatacaaaatgttttcaaaggtGGATAATTACTAAATGAATGGAACAAAATGCTTGGCATGTTATGTGTAATAAATAGAATTAAGAATGATTTTCTTAATATCCTTTGTGTTGTGTTCCATTTTAGATTCACCACAGAAAACAGGCCACCCTTTTTGTCCTTTTCTCTAATGGATCTTGTGGTTGTCAGTACCTTCCTATACATGTATGTTCTTTTCTGTTGTGTGCAGTACGGTGCATACTTGCGATCATGTGCTCACCCTGCGTGGGAGGCCTCAAGCAGGATGTCCTCATTTTCTTACAAGGAACTTACTAAGACTTACACTCTGTGAATGACAGGAACCTATTTCGTGATCACAAATATGTTCAGAAGCAGAAGTTAAATGCGtattgtctgtgtgtatttcttttaagTGCACACAGAAATCACAGAGCTTACAGTATGTAATAATGTGGTGAGGAAAACCTGAACACCGCTTAAGGGTCCTTTAGAAAATAGAGTCACACTGTTCTCACACTCTCCTTTGAtagttatatttttttattgattatgtgtttgttaaaaaagTTGCTTTTCTTAATAAAAGAACAATACAAccaacataaaacaaaagtttTGTTGCTAGCAGTTCTTAACTGTTATAGAGATTCAGAGCAAAGTCaacattcaaatgtgtattaaagACTTCACCAGACCTTACTGATATAAACCAAGAAACAAATAGTTACAAAGAAGAAGATGACACCAATTCTGATGATGGAAAGCCAGACTAAGATTCTTATCTGTTGCTTTTGGTATTCAACATCAGCTTTGACGAGAAGCTTGCTCCCATTTCCAAACAGCACCTCCCCGCAGGAGACCACAGCGCAGTAGTAGGTCCCAGCATCACTGGAGCTCAGGTTGGTCTTCTTCAAATGGTACACGCAGCCCTGTGAAGGAGACTCTGCTGTGGAGAGGTGTTGACCCTTGTTCTTATGCACGTGAAGGATTCCTTGGCGACTTTCTTGTCTGAACCAGTAAACACTGTGTTCGGCATCACAGGAACCAGTGTCTACGGTACAGTTGAGAGTCACGTCGCCTCCTGGCTCGATGGTCTCAGATACTGGGCCCTGGACTACTTTCTTGTGGTTGGTTCCTACAATCAGCAGACaaaaattatttcatttttgactAGGAcctttgttattttattataattttaaagCCTGTGAAGTAATTTGACAGGCATATCTCCAGTAAATTCTGCTTTCATGTTAGGTAAAAGCTAATACAACATAAGGAACATTACCTTTAACACTTAGAAAGATACCCTCTCCAAATTCCACTATGTTGGAGTGTGAGCTTCCACAGAAGTATGTAGCTGAATCGGAGGACTGAACGTCAGCGATGTCTAAATTATTAATCCCATGCTCCCTTTTCACAGAGAAACGAGGGTTCTTCTCCATCCAGGGGAAGACTTTGGATTGTTTATCATGCTTGTAAATATTAGACAGGAGCTCAGGTCTGCCTCCTAAGGTTTGTCGGTACCAGGAGAAGTGCATGGCGACTTGGCTGCTGTAGAAGCAATGTAAAGTCACATTGTCCCCAACACTGACGGAGTTAACCCCAGTGTCCTGTGTGACTGCTGTTGACCGGATCATTGCCGACAgatgaactaggtcaaaaaAACAGGTACAACATAAGCTCATGTTCAGTTCAACCATCTTAATTAGAATCACAGATATAATACGATTGATAGAAACAGACTTACACACTCCACAGAAGACCACACACAGGTTCATCGTCTCAGAGGTCTCCATAACTGAAGGTGTTTGAGCAAAAGAGCACACACAAGCCAAAAAAGGAGGTTGCATTTGATTGGTTGGGAATAGGGTCAAACTTTGTGACACCTCAAACAACCGTTTTGGCCGCactaaaaaagaatatatataacatggacTTACCCGTTGTGTTTGGCAATCAAAGTACTTGTTATAAAAATGTAGCAGTAAAGaattaatactttattttctgcCATGTGGTATTGTGGCTTTCTCATTAACGCAGAACATTTATACCATAACAAATAATATATCACGTGTTGTAAGAAAAATATTGCTCTTTCAGATTTAGTGTGGCCTATAACTACTTTTGAAGCCACATTTAATGATATTGAGAGCAATATaggtcatttaaaaacatgtagaaATGTTTGCTTCATTTAAGAATTCACAATTACACGTTTTGTATTAATTTCTCAAGAACAATTTTGGACATTTTGCATTCCTTCACACAGAAATATCCCTCCTTTAGAAGATGAATATGAATACAACCTCTATGGTCACACTCTGAAAAGACATCTTACTGGAAAATCACATTTCAGAGTAGAAGGCGACTTAAAATGACCCCCTGACCAGGGTTAATGGACATATTGATTGGTACAGCATGCTAGGGTGATAACACATACTCAATCAGAGGGATGTTTTAGAGAAGGCAGCTCTGTAAGATCTGTAGTGACTCCTTGAGGAAACAAGATGGAAAAGATATGCCTGATATAACtgcttgatttattttctacaaacaTCTCCATTTTGAACTTACTCAACCATCATTTCAGGTTGCACTCTTAACTTTTAGATTCCTAATGATGTAAGGGGTTCACTTAAGTGTATTTCCTATGGAGCAGGGAGCTAAACTAAATACGTAGCTTCCAGTCTATCAAAAAGGCAGCATCAGAAGGACAGTGTTGATATTAAACCAGACTTCAGTCATgaagccatgctagcagctctgcaTCAGCTACAAATGTAGCAGTAAAGaattaatactttattttctgcCATGTCGTCACCTTCTTAAACTAATGGCCTATgtcatattttaaagtttttcaaaaAACTGAACCAAATATAAGATGAGATATAATgattttttcacacaaaaaggATATGACAATATATGACTATTAACATACAAATAACATTGTCTGTCAGCTGTGTGAAATAAGAGGATTAGATTACTTAGGCCAATTACGAACATGTTGTTGTGACTTAAGCAATTTGAAATCTGACTTAGGCCTTATTACTTCTGGAGTAAGTGTTTTCTGCACTACTGTGACAGATCATGGGGCTGGGTCAGCCACAAACAGTTTAAAATGCTAGAGGAGCACACAGAGACTCAGAAAACAGAGGGCAGTTTGGCCGTGGTTGGCCCTTTAATTCATATACTGTATCAAACTCAAAAGTTACAACATTACAACTCATTCTTAgctaaataaaactaaaggcAAGTATATCAAATGCTGAGGAGGCATGAGTCTCTCCTCACTACTCCCTCCAGCTcttctttgctgtgtttttaattgtagcTAACCGTTTTCCATTTAAATGAGTTTCTCCCCTGAACCTTCTTTCTCAGTCATCTTGATTAATGCCTAATTATGTGGCAAATTGTCAAAGAACTGATGACACTCGACGGGCATGACATTTTACATGGACTGAAGGTCCTGAAACTTCCTATCCTTGATTGGCAGAGTGTGTGGAAACATTCTAATCCATGGTATTGCCCTATTTGGCACCTGAAACCTCTGTGGCAGTGCTTTCCACGCAGGGTTCTCCGAGAAGGATAGCTTGTAATGGACCTTGCCATCACTGCTAAACTGAAGAGCCCGCAAATTATGTACAGTTGGATCTCCAACTTTTTTGCCTGGTCTGATGCTTAAGAAGTGAGAGCCTTTCATTTGCAGGAACTCATCATGCTTGACCATCTTCACATGGTAGGGTGAGGGTCTTATTCTTGCAATCTGGAGTATGATCATGTAGTCTCTCGGGATGATGATATCCGTTATCATTTTGCTTTCAATGGTACTATGCATGCTGTCACATTCCATTTGTGTGTGACCTGCAACAAGGTACTTCTGTGTTATTAGTACCCTATAATTCCTGGCATGCTCGGAAAACGCATTCGCCACATTTGCATTACGGTTCTGATAACCGCAACCATCGCTCTACACTACTATCTCCTTGATTTCTGGATTGTCTTTGATCACACCTTCAAAATGACGATATTGAAGGTGTGCAAATACCTGGCCTCTGAGGTCGCCTTCCGACTCATCCCAAATAAAGCAGTACCCTTCCTTTGATTTCAAGTCAAAGAGGGTAAAGTTATGGGCCTGCAGCTTTGTTTTGTAATACAGGCTGCTGGCTTGGGTTTTTGGACACAGCAGCACGGCTTGCAAGTCCATTGTCCAAACAGACTTCTCATTGTTTGCTGGATCCTTTTCGCGGGATTTCTCTTGCCTTGCTTCATCCTTCTGGTTCACATGTGCCTCATATTCATCCTTACTGATATTTCCTTGCTTGaatgacacacaaacatcacactgaTCTTTTCGTGGCATGAAAATTGAATACTTTCCTTCATGGAACACCTGTGTGAAATGCTGGATCCCAACTGCTCTCACCTCAGCAGTTTGAGCTGCCTGTCGATATTCCCGATGTAGTTGGGAGATGGTTGTGCCTGGGTGAAGGAACTTCTTGTCTTTGTAGGTCGCTGTGCTTCTGCAATAGTGCGAATCAACGGTTGGCAAATCCTTCAACCACTCCTTAAGGAAATCTGTGACAGCAGTTTCCAGCTTTGCATTTTTGCCACTCTTAGGTCCAGATGTAGTTGGCGGATCTGCCACTTGTTCGTCATGGTCGATGGTGTCTTTGTTCAGCCAGTGTGTAATGGTTCTTTCAGGGATACCAAGAGTAGAAGAAAAAAGAACTTTGCACACTTTAAGATTTGTTCCGTAACTACACAACATGTATAGCCTAGCCTATAGTATAGTACACATTGTCACTTACCAACAGGGGATGAGCACTGAACCATGGAAATAACTTCATTTATCTGGtagcttttctttcttcttgaaGCATCCGCCATTTTGTAAAGCTT
This genomic interval carries:
- the LOC134876140 gene encoding immunoglobulin kappa light chain-like; translated protein: MIRSTAVTQDTGVNSVSVGDNVTLHCFYSSQVAMHFSWYRQTLGGRPELLSNIYKHDKQSKVFPWMEKNPRFSVKREHGINNLDIADVQSSDSATYFCGSSHSNIVEFGEGIFLSVKGTNHKKVVQGPVSETIEPGGDVTLNCTVDTGSCDAEHSVYWFRQESRQGILHVHKNKGQHLSTAESPSQGCVYHLKKTNLSSSDAGTYYCAVVSCGEVLFGNGSKLLVKADVEYQKQQIRILVWLSIIRIGVIFFFVTICFLVYISKVW
- the LOC134876314 gene encoding immunoglobulin kappa light chain-like, which translates into the protein MSALGKSHTTSLKSSHYHLHVGESVTLTCAFDDFSVNTVMFYWYKQVLGQQPKLLSTLYRHNETPGHFDDGLNKTSRFSLDTKNAENNLKITHLQISDSATYFCVGSDLYSFKFGEGITVNVKGSGLNIPALVRQSVSEIIQPGGSLTLNCTLHRGSCDGEHSVYWFKNSEETPGLIYTQGGSSDQCERKPNTQTHTCDYNLPMKNLNLSHAGTYYCAVSSCGHILFGDGTKLKLKSAMRLRIQK